A region of the Kribbella sp. NBC_01245 genome:
ACGTCACGGCGTACCGGACCGTGCGGGCCGCCCCGCCGCCCGCGCCGACCCGCGAGGCGATCAAGACCGGCAAGTTCGACGCGGTCGTGTTCACCTCGTCCTCGACCGTGCGCAACCTGGTCGGCATCGCCGGCAAGCCGCACGCGTCGACGGTGATCGCGGTGATCGGCCCGGCGACCCTGAAGACCGCCGAGGAGCACGGCCTGCGCGTTGACGCGATGGCCGACAGCCCGGCGGCCGAGGAGCTCGCGGACGCGCTGGCCCGGTTCGGCGCCGAGCGTCGCGAGACGATGATCGAGGCCGGGGATCCGGTCACCCGCCCGTCCGAGCGCCGCTCGGGATCACGCAGAAAGAGCTGACGACATGAGCGGTTTCCCGGGTGTGCGTCCGCGGCGACTCAGGTCGTCCGGGGCGGTGCGACGACTGGTCTCCGAGACCACTCTGCAGCCGAGGCAGTTGATCCTGCCGATGTTCATCCGGGAAGGCGCGACGGAGCCGATCCCGATCAGCTCCATGCCGGGCGTTTATCAGCACACTCGGGATACGGCGCGTAAGGCCGTGGCCGAGGCGGCCTCGCTGGGACTTGGCGGTGTGATGCTCTTCGGCGTACCGGAGCACAAGGACGCCACCGGCTCCGGTGGGCTGGACCCGAACGGCATTCTGAACGTGGCGATCCGGGACGCCGTCAGCGAGGCCGGTGACGACCTCCTGGTGATGTCCGACCTGTGCCTGGACGAGTTCACCGATCATGGCCACTGCGGCGTGCTCGACTCGTCGGGCCGGGTCGACAACGACGCCACCCTGAAGCTCTACGCCGAGATGGGCGTGGCCCAGGCCGAGGCCGGCGCGCACGTCGTCGGCCCGTCGGGAATGATGGACGGCCAGGTCGCCGCCGTTCGGACGGCGCTCGACGGCGCGGGCCACACCGACACGGTCATCCTCGCCTATGCCGTGAAGTACGCCTCGGCGTTCTTCGGGCCCTTCCGCGAGGCCGTCGGCTCATCCCTGCAAGGGGATCGGAAGACCTACCAGCAGGATCCGGGGAATGCCCGCGAGGCGATCCGCGAGGTTGATCTGGACCTGGCCGAAGGCGCCGACATCGTGATGGTCAAGCCGGCGTTGGCCTATCTCGACATCATCC
Encoded here:
- the hemB gene encoding porphobilinogen synthase, with amino-acid sequence MSGFPGVRPRRLRSSGAVRRLVSETTLQPRQLILPMFIREGATEPIPISSMPGVYQHTRDTARKAVAEAASLGLGGVMLFGVPEHKDATGSGGLDPNGILNVAIRDAVSEAGDDLLVMSDLCLDEFTDHGHCGVLDSSGRVDNDATLKLYAEMGVAQAEAGAHVVGPSGMMDGQVAAVRTALDGAGHTDTVILAYAVKYASAFFGPFREAVGSSLQGDRKTYQQDPGNAREAIREVDLDLAEGADIVMVKPALAYLDIIRQVRDHVNVPVAAYNISGEYAMVEAAAANGWIDRERAILETLTSIRRAGADIILTYWASETAHLLDRIR